The following proteins come from a genomic window of Candidatus Alcyoniella australis:
- a CDS encoding helical backbone metal receptor has product MFSPRIRLALIAVCAVSLLALSASCPRQSEPTEPEKGAPALRIVSLSPGVTEILFALGLGERVVGVCDFSTYPPQAIGLPRVGSLFNTDYEAITLLEPDLVIHLISDYEAPDKLAVLKIRSLAVGSETMPELYGSIDAIAEALGEPQRGKQLSERIRGELEHVHGLVADLPQTRALLCVGHSPGTLQDVYAAAPGSFISELAVIAGAQNIVAPVAPKFPRINKETIIVADPQVIVVLMTDPSAADPQQERELWATLGPLSAVKNDRVHQLSAQGVSVAGPRVGELALVIAGLLHPQINLDPASGEALSGAGGVR; this is encoded by the coding sequence ATGTTCAGCCCCCGAATCAGGCTTGCGTTGATCGCGGTTTGTGCGGTCTCGCTGCTGGCGCTATCAGCCTCCTGCCCGCGCCAGAGCGAGCCGACGGAGCCGGAGAAGGGTGCGCCTGCGCTACGCATCGTCTCGCTTTCCCCGGGCGTGACCGAGATCCTCTTTGCCCTGGGATTGGGCGAGCGCGTTGTGGGGGTCTGCGATTTTTCCACGTATCCTCCGCAAGCTATCGGACTTCCGCGGGTCGGCAGTTTGTTCAACACTGACTACGAGGCGATCACTCTGCTCGAGCCGGACCTGGTGATCCATCTGATCTCGGACTACGAGGCACCGGACAAGCTCGCCGTGCTGAAGATTCGCAGCCTGGCCGTGGGCTCGGAAACCATGCCCGAGCTCTACGGCTCCATCGACGCCATTGCCGAGGCGCTGGGCGAACCACAACGCGGCAAGCAATTGAGCGAGCGGATTCGCGGAGAGCTCGAGCACGTGCACGGCCTTGTCGCCGATTTGCCGCAGACCAGGGCCCTACTGTGCGTGGGCCACTCGCCGGGAACGCTGCAAGACGTGTACGCGGCCGCGCCCGGCAGCTTCATCAGCGAACTGGCGGTCATTGCCGGAGCGCAGAACATTGTCGCCCCGGTAGCGCCGAAGTTTCCACGGATCAACAAGGAGACGATCATCGTCGCCGATCCGCAGGTGATCGTGGTGCTGATGACCGACCCCAGCGCTGCTGACCCGCAACAGGAGCGCGAGCTATGGGCCACACTGGGGCCTTTAAGCGCGGTGAAGAACGACCGGGTACACCAGCTCAGCGCCCAGGGCGTGAGCGTGGCCGGTCCGCGCGTGGGCGAGCTGGCGCTGGTGATCGCCGGTCTGCTGCATCCCCAGATCAATCTCGATCCGGCCAGCGGCGAGGCGCTATCCGGTGCGGGCGGCGTGCGATGA